In Fusobacterium perfoetens ATCC 29250, a genomic segment contains:
- a CDS encoding phosphoribosylformylglycinamidine synthase — MDKRIFVSKKPGFQVEGESILRELQENLYETGLEKVQLINVYDVFNCDEDDVELLKNKVLGERVTDNVYEEIDLSGKTYIAIENLPGQYDQRADSAEQFLVLLNSKDTVKIKSGKIVVLEGEIKSLEKIKKYLINPIETREKDLTVLDNTEDVKVEPVPVLEGFNDYTMEELERYLTVNGLAMTLEDLAHIQKYFRSEKRNPTETEIKVLDTYWSDHCRHTTFETFLKDVKIEKGQMTEAIQKAYERYLKLREEVHGNRKPMTLMDMGTIGGKYMRKIGKLNDMEVSEEINACSVEVDIDVDGQTERWLLMFKNETHNHPTEIEPFGGASTCIGGAIRDPLSGRAYVYQAMRVTGAGDICEKLEDTLENKLPQVRISKGAAHGYASYGNQIGLATTFVKEIYHNGYKAKRMEVGAVVGAVKKEYVLREEPIPGDIIIVLGGKTGRDGVGGATGSSKEHNDSSLTKCSSEVQKGNAPIERKIQRAFRNPEVTKLIKKSNDFGAGGVSVAIGELARGIEVDLDKVTVKYLGLSGTELAISESQERMAVVVAPENVEKFNELMKAENLETSVVAKVTAKENLVIKFRGETIVDIARSFLDTNGVRQEQDVEVIAPEVVDVFKSSKEGELKYKLVETLKDMNVASQRGMVEMFDATVGRSTVHMPYGGKYQLSESEASIQKFPTKGFTNTASILTFGFNPYISEKSPYLGAIYSVIESLAKVTAVGGDYSKARLTFQEYFERLGKTPSRWGKPFMALLGAIEAQVEFETPAIGGKDSMSGTFKDIDVPPTLISFAVVTEKTQNIISSEFKGEGNYIYLVKPEYNRDFTPVYDSVKENFKNVRKEILAKNIISSSVVKFGGVAEALMKMTFGNKLGIVVEIKENLFDLMPGAIVVESTKELDFGILLGKVQGHSIKINEAILSIDEAITIWEERYRKIYPYEAGKKANGEAIKPTEKKGNMIQKASTLYDTPKVLVLAFPGTNSEYDTAKAFDRAGGKSEIFVINNLTVKDMEVCIDELSKKILESQIIAIPGGFSAGDEPDGSGKFITNILQNPKVKESINKFLANEGLMLGICNGFQALIKSGLLPYGDMDMLNENSPTLFRNDINRHVSRMATTRIASNSSPWLSSFNIGDVHSIALSHGEGKFVVSKEFAEELFKNGQVATQYCDLEGNPTLDPKYNLNGSYYAIEGITSKDGRILGKMGHSERYEEGVFQNIYFEKMQDIFANGVNFFKK, encoded by the coding sequence ATGGATAAAAGAATTTTTGTTTCTAAAAAACCAGGTTTTCAAGTAGAAGGAGAATCAATATTAAGAGAATTACAAGAAAATCTTTACGAAACAGGACTTGAAAAAGTTCAATTAATCAATGTTTATGATGTATTTAATTGTGATGAAGATGATGTTGAGCTTTTAAAAAATAAAGTTTTAGGAGAAAGAGTTACAGATAATGTATATGAAGAAATTGATTTATCTGGAAAAACATATATAGCTATAGAAAATTTACCAGGACAATATGACCAAAGAGCTGATTCGGCAGAACAATTTTTAGTTCTTTTAAATAGTAAAGATACAGTTAAAATTAAAAGTGGAAAAATAGTTGTTCTTGAGGGAGAAATTAAATCATTAGAAAAAATTAAAAAATATTTAATTAATCCTATTGAAACAAGAGAAAAAGATTTAACTGTATTAGATAATACAGAAGATGTTAAAGTTGAGCCTGTACCAGTGTTAGAAGGATTTAATGACTATACAATGGAAGAATTAGAAAGATATTTAACAGTAAATGGTCTTGCTATGACTTTAGAAGATTTAGCTCATATCCAAAAATATTTTAGAAGTGAAAAAAGAAATCCAACAGAAACAGAAATAAAAGTTTTAGATACTTATTGGTCAGACCACTGTAGACATACAACATTTGAAACTTTCTTGAAAGATGTAAAAATAGAAAAAGGGCAAATGACAGAGGCTATTCAAAAAGCTTATGAAAGATATTTAAAATTAAGAGAAGAAGTACACGGAAATAGAAAACCTATGACTTTAATGGATATGGGAACTATTGGTGGAAAATATATGAGAAAAATCGGAAAACTTAATGATATGGAAGTTTCTGAAGAAATAAATGCTTGTAGTGTTGAAGTTGATATAGATGTAGATGGACAAACTGAAAGATGGCTTTTAATGTTTAAAAACGAAACTCATAACCATCCAACAGAAATAGAACCATTTGGAGGAGCTAGTACTTGTATAGGTGGAGCTATAAGAGACCCATTATCAGGAAGAGCTTATGTATATCAAGCAATGAGAGTTACAGGAGCTGGAGATATTTGTGAAAAATTAGAAGATACATTAGAAAATAAATTACCACAAGTAAGAATTTCTAAAGGAGCAGCTCATGGATATGCTTCTTATGGAAACCAAATTGGACTTGCTACAACTTTTGTAAAAGAGATTTATCACAATGGATATAAAGCAAAAAGAATGGAAGTTGGAGCTGTAGTTGGAGCTGTTAAAAAAGAATATGTATTAAGAGAAGAACCAATTCCTGGAGATATAATTATAGTTCTTGGAGGAAAAACAGGAAGAGATGGAGTAGGAGGAGCTACAGGTTCATCAAAAGAGCATAACGATTCATCACTTACTAAATGTTCTTCAGAAGTTCAAAAGGGAAACGCTCCTATAGAGAGAAAAATTCAAAGAGCTTTCAGAAATCCAGAAGTTACAAAACTTATTAAAAAATCAAATGACTTTGGAGCTGGAGGAGTTTCAGTTGCTATTGGAGAGTTAGCTAGAGGAATAGAAGTTGACTTAGATAAAGTTACTGTAAAATATTTAGGACTTAGTGGAACTGAATTAGCAATTAGTGAATCTCAAGAGAGAATGGCTGTTGTAGTAGCTCCAGAAAATGTAGAAAAATTCAATGAATTAATGAAGGCAGAAAACTTAGAAACAAGTGTTGTGGCTAAAGTTACAGCCAAAGAAAATCTTGTTATTAAATTTAGAGGAGAAACAATAGTTGATATAGCTAGAAGTTTCTTAGATACAAATGGAGTTAGACAAGAACAAGATGTAGAAGTAATAGCTCCAGAAGTAGTAGATGTATTCAAATCTTCTAAAGAGGGAGAATTAAAATATAAATTAGTTGAAACATTAAAAGATATGAATGTAGCTTCTCAAAGAGGTATGGTAGAAATGTTTGATGCTACAGTTGGTAGATCAACAGTTCATATGCCTTATGGAGGAAAATATCAATTATCAGAAAGTGAAGCAAGTATCCAAAAATTCCCAACAAAAGGATTTACAAATACAGCTTCAATATTAACTTTTGGATTTAATCCATATATTTCAGAAAAATCTCCATATTTAGGAGCTATATATTCTGTAATTGAATCTCTTGCCAAAGTTACAGCTGTTGGAGGAGATTACTCTAAAGCAAGACTTACATTCCAAGAATATTTTGAAAGATTAGGAAAAACTCCAAGTAGATGGGGTAAACCATTTATGGCATTACTTGGAGCTATTGAAGCTCAAGTTGAGTTTGAAACTCCAGCTATTGGTGGAAAAGATAGTATGAGTGGAACATTCAAAGATATAGATGTACCACCTACATTAATCTCTTTTGCTGTAGTAACAGAAAAAACTCAAAATATAATTTCTTCTGAATTTAAAGGAGAAGGAAATTATATCTATTTAGTAAAACCAGAATATAATAGAGATTTCACTCCTGTTTATGATTCTGTAAAAGAAAACTTTAAAAATGTTAGAAAAGAAATACTAGCTAAAAATATAATTTCTTCATCAGTAGTAAAATTTGGTGGAGTAGCTGAAGCATTAATGAAAATGACATTTGGAAATAAATTAGGTATAGTTGTAGAAATTAAAGAAAACTTATTTGATTTAATGCCTGGAGCAATAGTTGTAGAATCTACAAAAGAATTAGATTTTGGAATTTTACTTGGAAAAGTTCAAGGCCATTCAATAAAAATTAATGAAGCTATACTTTCAATAGATGAAGCAATAACTATTTGGGAAGAAAGATATAGAAAAATATATCCATATGAGGCTGGTAAAAAAGCTAATGGAGAAGCAATAAAACCTACTGAAAAGAAAGGAAACATGATTCAAAAAGCTTCTACATTATACGATACTCCAAAAGTATTAGTTCTAGCTTTCCCAGGAACAAACTCAGAATATGATACAGCTAAAGCCTTTGATAGAGCTGGAGGAAAATCAGAAATATTTGTAATAAATAACTTAACAGTTAAAGATATGGAAGTTTGTATAGATGAACTTTCTAAAAAAATACTTGAAAGTCAAATTATAGCAATTCCTGGAGGATTCAGTGCTGGAGATGAGCCAGATGGTTCAGGTAAATTTATAACAAATATCTTACAAAATCCAAAAGTAAAAGAAAGTATAAATAAATTTTTAGCTAATGAAGGATTAATGTTAGGAATTTGTAACGGATTCCAAGCTTTAATAAAATCAGGATTATTACCTTATGGAGATATGGATATGTTAAATGAAAATTCTCCAACATTATTTAGAAATGATATTAACCGTCATGTTTCAAGAATGGCTACAACAAGAATAGCTTCTAATTCATCACCTTGGTTATCATCATTCAATATTGGAGATGTTCATTCAATAGCTCTATCTCATGGAGAAGGAAAATTTGTAGTAAGTAAAGAGTTTGCTGAAGAATTATTTAAAAATGGACAAGTAGCAACTCAATACTGTGATTTAGAAGGAAATCCTACTTTAGACCCTAAATATAACTTAAATGGTTCTTACTATGCAATAGAAGGAATAACTTCAAAAGATGGAAGAATCTTAGGAAAAATGGGACACTCAGAACGTTATGAAGAGGGAGTATTCCAAAATATCTATTTTGAAAAAATGCAAGATATATTTGCTAACGGTGTAAATTTCTTTAAAAAATAA
- the purK gene encoding 5-(carboxyamino)imidazole ribonucleotide synthase — protein sequence MLIEKGSTIAILGGGQLGKMLCESARKQGYKTMVLEPSPSACAKYVTDKHLVKPYDDGEALLEIAKESSVITYEFENVTSESIDILEDNGGYVPQGIRPLYISQHRFREKSSINALGIKTAKFVEVLDEKTLDKAIEEIGYPAILKTSMGGYDGKGQWVIKTPEDLEKAKKDLEKREYILEQMVDFQCELSCIAVKSTDGTIGVFPVVENIHKKGILHITIAPARVSEEIQEKVKDITKKIIDGLNFVGPLAIEYFYGKDGEIYVNEMAPRPHNSAHYTLDGCDKSQFDLHIEGICGRKLQDPKLLHKSVMLNILGQDVERIESAKLRENEFLHMYKKGEAKVDRKMGHLNLIGDDVEKLLARAIELSK from the coding sequence ATGTTAATTGAAAAAGGAAGCACAATAGCAATTTTAGGTGGAGGGCAATTAGGAAAAATGCTTTGTGAAAGTGCTAGAAAACAAGGATACAAAACAATGGTATTAGAACCCTCTCCATCAGCTTGTGCAAAATATGTAACAGATAAACATTTAGTAAAACCTTATGATGATGGAGAAGCTTTATTAGAAATAGCAAAAGAATCATCAGTTATAACTTATGAGTTTGAAAATGTTACTTCTGAATCAATAGATATATTAGAAGATAATGGTGGATATGTACCTCAAGGAATAAGACCACTATATATTAGTCAACATAGATTTAGAGAAAAATCTAGTATAAATGCTTTGGGAATAAAAACAGCAAAATTTGTGGAAGTTCTTGATGAAAAAACTTTAGATAAAGCTATTGAAGAGATCGGATATCCAGCTATATTAAAAACTTCAATGGGAGGATATGACGGAAAAGGTCAATGGGTAATAAAAACTCCTGAAGATTTAGAAAAAGCAAAAAAAGATTTAGAAAAAAGAGAGTATATCTTAGAACAAATGGTAGATTTTCAATGCGAGTTATCTTGTATAGCAGTTAAAAGTACTGATGGAACTATTGGAGTTTTTCCTGTTGTAGAAAATATACATAAAAAAGGAATTCTTCATATAACAATAGCTCCAGCTAGAGTATCAGAAGAAATTCAAGAAAAAGTAAAAGATATTACAAAAAAAATCATAGATGGATTAAATTTTGTAGGACCTCTAGCTATTGAATATTTCTATGGAAAAGATGGAGAAATTTATGTAAATGAAATGGCTCCAAGACCTCACAATTCAGCTCATTATACTTTAGATGGTTGTGATAAATCTCAATTTGATTTACATATTGAGGGAATTTGTGGAAGAAAATTACAAGACCCAAAATTATTACACAAAAGTGTTATGTTAAATATTTTAGGACAAGATGTTGAAAGAATAGAAAGTGCAAAATTAAGAGAAAATGAGTTTCTTCATATGTATAAAAAAGGAGAAGCTAAAGTTGATAGAAAAATGGGACATCTTAATTTAATTGGTGATGATGTAGAAAAACTTTTAGCAAGAGCAATAGAATTAAGTAAGTAA
- the purE gene encoding 5-(carboxyamino)imidazole ribonucleotide mutase, protein MPRVGVIMGSRSDLPTMEKAVEMLKRFGVDYEVKIVSAHRTPELMFEYAKTAKERGLKVIIAGAGGAAHLPGMVSSLTSLPVLGVPVKSRALSGQDSLLSIVQMPGGIPVGTLAIGESGAKNAGILASEIIALMDEEVAKKVDEFRREQRDQVLETSEVEL, encoded by the coding sequence ATGCCTAGAGTTGGTGTAATAATGGGAAGTCGTTCAGATCTTCCTACAATGGAAAAAGCTGTAGAAATGTTAAAAAGATTTGGAGTTGATTATGAAGTAAAAATAGTTTCAGCTCACAGAACACCAGAATTGATGTTTGAATATGCTAAGACTGCTAAAGAAAGAGGATTAAAGGTAATAATAGCAGGAGCTGGAGGAGCTGCCCATCTACCAGGAATGGTATCAAGTTTAACTTCTTTACCTGTACTTGGAGTTCCTGTAAAATCAAGAGCTTTAAGTGGACAAGATTCTCTTCTTTCAATAGTTCAAATGCCTGGTGGAATTCCTGTAGGAACTTTGGCAATAGGAGAATCTGGAGCTAAAAATGCTGGTATATTGGCTAGTGAAATTATAGCTCTTATGGATGAAGAAGTGGCTAAAAAAGTTGATGAATTTAGAAGAGAACAAAGAGACCAAGTTTTAGAAACAAGTGAGGTAGAATTATAA
- a CDS encoding pyridoxal phosphate-dependent aminotransferase, translating into MDIHGGNIYKFQREGKREILDYSSNINPLGVPKSLEEGIKNNISLLERYPDVHYVELRESIGEYNHISSDNIIVGNGATEVLFLYMRALLPKKALIVSPTFAEYERALRNIDCEIGYFKLDENIENEKRNFYLDVEKLKREAINYQLIVLCNPNNPTGSFVKKEILEELNEFLETNNIKLFVDECFLEFVEGWEEKTLNTLKSKNIFILRALTKYFALPGIRLGYGITYDNKIIEKINSIKEPWTVNAFADLSGKIILKDKEYIGKTDNWIKNERVRFVEELKKVDYIEVYETYTNFVLLKIKNMKAEEFQKRLLEKNILVRNCSNFKFLSNNFVRIAIKDTEKNNIFLKSIKNL; encoded by the coding sequence ATGGATATACATGGAGGAAATATTTATAAATTTCAAAGAGAGGGAAAAAGAGAAATCTTAGATTATAGCTCAAATATAAATCCTTTAGGAGTACCAAAATCTTTAGAAGAGGGAATAAAAAATAATATATCTCTTTTAGAAAGGTATCCTGATGTTCACTATGTAGAATTAAGAGAAAGTATAGGAGAGTACAATCATATATCAAGTGATAATATAATTGTAGGAAACGGAGCAACAGAAGTTTTATTTCTTTATATGAGGGCACTACTTCCTAAAAAAGCATTGATAGTTTCCCCAACTTTTGCAGAATATGAGAGAGCTTTAAGAAATATAGATTGTGAGATAGGATATTTTAAATTAGATGAAAATATAGAAAATGAAAAAAGGAATTTTTATTTAGATGTAGAAAAATTAAAAAGAGAGGCTATTAATTATCAGTTAATAGTTTTATGTAACCCTAACAATCCAACAGGTTCTTTCGTCAAAAAAGAAATATTAGAAGAATTAAATGAATTTTTAGAAACAAATAATATAAAATTATTTGTTGATGAGTGTTTTTTAGAATTTGTTGAGGGTTGGGAAGAAAAAACTTTAAATACTCTAAAAAGTAAAAATATATTTATTTTAAGAGCTTTAACAAAATATTTTGCTTTACCAGGAATAAGACTTGGATATGGAATAACTTATGATAACAAAATTATAGAAAAGATAAATTCTATAAAAGAGCCTTGGACAGTAAATGCTTTTGCTGATTTAAGTGGGAAAATTATATTAAAAGATAAAGAATACATAGGAAAAACAGATAATTGGATAAAAAATGAGAGAGTGAGATTTGTAGAGGAGTTAAAAAAAGTAGATTATATTGAAGTCTATGAAACCTATACAAACTTTGTACTACTAAAGATAAAAAACATGAAAGCAGAGGAATTTCAAAAAAGATTATTAGAAAAAAATATTCTTGTGAGAAATTGTTCTAATTTTAAATTTTTGAGTAATAATTTTGTAAGGATAGCAATAAAAGATACTGAAAAAAATAACATTTTCTTAAAAAGTATAAAAAATTTATAA
- a CDS encoding GNAT family N-acetyltransferase has protein sequence MIILITGTSHTGKTLLAQKLLEKYKFPYLSIDHIKMGLIRSKNINFTVEDDEKLTSYLWEIIKEIIKTAIENKQDLIVEGLYIPFNWKKDFDKQYLENIKYYCLIMTRKYIENNFEKILKYANVVEKRLDDSYCTKDFLIRENEKNLRECKKYNCNYILIDKNYKKDIFQIFSQDKKYYLVDVEQNFIKLRKYKSSDCKEIIELFYNTVHNINKRDYTKIQLDVWAPKNIDIEKWNISLSENYTVVAENNGVIVGFGDINKDGYLDRLYVHKDFQKMGIATMICDELEKKINKKLIYTHASITAKTFFIKRGYKVIKEQFVERNKILLKNYIMEKREN, from the coding sequence ATGATAATTTTAATAACTGGAACTTCACATACAGGAAAAACTTTATTAGCTCAAAAATTATTAGAAAAATATAAATTTCCTTATTTATCAATAGACCATATAAAAATGGGATTAATAAGAAGTAAAAATATAAATTTTACAGTAGAAGATGATGAAAAACTAACTTCATATCTTTGGGAGATTATAAAAGAAATTATAAAAACAGCTATTGAGAACAAACAAGATTTAATAGTAGAGGGCCTTTATATCCCTTTTAATTGGAAAAAAGATTTTGATAAACAATATTTAGAAAATATAAAATATTATTGTCTAATAATGACTAGAAAATATATTGAAAATAATTTTGAAAAAATATTGAAGTATGCTAATGTAGTAGAAAAAAGATTAGATGATTCTTATTGTACTAAAGATTTTCTTATTAGAGAAAATGAAAAAAATCTAAGAGAATGTAAAAAATATAATTGTAATTATATTTTAATAGACAAAAATTATAAAAAGGATATTTTCCAAATATTTTCACAAGATAAAAAATATTATTTAGTAGATGTAGAACAAAATTTTATAAAACTTAGAAAATATAAATCTTCAGACTGTAAAGAAATAATAGAACTTTTTTATAATACAGTACATAATATTAATAAGAGAGATTATACAAAGATACAGTTAGATGTATGGGCTCCTAAAAATATAGATATAGAAAAATGGAATATTTCTCTTTCAGAAAATTATACTGTTGTTGCTGAAAATAATGGTGTAATAGTTGGATTTGGAGATATTAACAAAGATGGATATTTAGATAGATTATATGTACATAAAGATTTTCAAAAGATGGGAATAGCTACAATGATTTGTGATGAATTGGAAAAGAAAATAAATAAAAAGTTGATATATACTCATGCTTCTATAACAGCAAAAACATTTTTTATAAAAAGAGGTTATAAAGTTATCAAAGAACAATTTGTAGAAAGAAATAAAATATTATTAAAAAATTATATTATGGAGAAAAGAGAGAATTAA
- the cbiB gene encoding adenosylcobinamide-phosphate synthase CbiB — translation MIFATRYFIAYVLDLILGDPEFFYHPVRVIGKLISFLEKKLYNFKNKKLTGGILVFLVLTITFGVSYVLAISKITEIFFLYTTLATKCLADEGKKIYEILKSNDIERAKREVSYLVSRDTGKMDEQQVIRSVVETIAENSVDGVIAPMFFAIVGSFFTYNDISLALPFAMTYKAINTIDSMLGYKNEKYIDFGMIGAKVDDVANFLPARIAGGVIIPIGAFILRMDYKNAWRIFLRDRLNHGSPNSGHGEAAFAGALGLQFGGKTSYFGKIYDKPTIGDKKRDFILDDIKNARKLLYISSGIGLIVFLILSQLIKVVL, via the coding sequence ATGATTTTTGCTACTAGATATTTTATAGCTTATGTATTAGATTTAATTTTAGGGGACCCAGAATTTTTTTATCACCCTGTAAGAGTTATAGGAAAATTAATAAGTTTTTTAGAAAAAAAATTATATAATTTTAAAAATAAAAAATTAACTGGTGGAATTTTAGTATTTTTAGTTTTAACAATAACCTTTGGAGTTTCATATGTTTTAGCAATATCAAAGATAACTGAAATATTTTTTCTTTATACAACTTTAGCTACAAAATGTTTAGCTGATGAGGGAAAAAAGATATATGAAATTTTAAAATCTAATGATATTGAGAGAGCAAAAAGAGAAGTTTCCTATTTAGTTAGTAGAGATACAGGAAAAATGGACGAACAACAAGTAATAAGAAGTGTAGTAGAAACCATAGCAGAAAACTCTGTTGATGGAGTTATTGCCCCTATGTTTTTTGCTATAGTTGGAAGTTTTTTTACTTATAATGATATATCTTTAGCCCTACCTTTTGCTATGACTTATAAGGCTATAAATACTATAGATTCAATGTTAGGATATAAAAATGAAAAATATATAGATTTTGGAATGATAGGAGCCAAGGTTGATGATGTGGCTAATTTTCTTCCAGCAAGGATAGCTGGGGGAGTTATTATTCCAATAGGAGCTTTTATTTTAAGAATGGATTATAAAAATGCTTGGAGAATATTTCTAAGAGATAGATTAAATCATGGAAGCCCAAATTCTGGACATGGAGAAGCTGCCTTTGCTGGAGCTTTAGGTTTACAATTTGGTGGTAAAACAAGTTATTTTGGAAAAATCTATGATAAACCTACAATAGGAGATAAAAAAAGAGATTTTATTTTAGATGATATAAAAAATGCTAGAAAACTTTTATATATTTCATCTGGAATAGGACTAATTGTATTTCTGATCTTATCTCAATTAATAAAGGTGGTTTTATGA
- a CDS encoding cobyric acid synthase, whose protein sequence is MREKHKNIMILGTSSGAGKSLITTGLCRIFTSDGHEVVPFKGQNMSRNSCEIGNNKKIAISQVLQAYACKKEPQSWMNPILIIPKGNGIVDIILNGEYEKTTTGEKYSSEKVKYREYLQKIYETYPKKYEICVLEGAGSPVEINIKENDIVNTSMGKIANAPFILVADIDRGGVFASIIGTYTLFNEEEKRNLKGIIINKFRGKKDILQKGINEIERLTKTKVLGVVPYEIIDIEDEDGLISKRDSEDIKKRCGNLSFEEYREKQFEKLEKLLRENLDVDYIYKILNREETDDFCY, encoded by the coding sequence GAGCTGGGAAAAGTCTTATAACAACGGGACTTTGTAGAATATTTACAAGTGATGGTCATGAGGTAGTGCCTTTTAAAGGCCAAAATATGTCAAGAAACTCCTGTGAAATTGGAAATAATAAAAAAATTGCAATCTCACAAGTTTTGCAAGCTTATGCCTGTAAAAAAGAACCACAATCTTGGATGAATCCTATTCTTATAATTCCAAAGGGAAATGGAATTGTAGATATTATTTTAAATGGTGAGTATGAAAAAACTACTACAGGGGAAAAATATTCATCTGAAAAAGTGAAATATAGAGAATATCTGCAGAAAATTTATGAAACTTATCCTAAAAAATATGAAATTTGTGTATTAGAAGGAGCAGGAAGTCCTGTAGAGATAAATATAAAAGAAAATGATATTGTAAATACATCTATGGGAAAAATAGCTAATGCTCCTTTTATTTTAGTAGCTGATATAGATAGAGGTGGAGTTTTTGCTTCAATAATAGGGACATATACTTTATTTAATGAAGAAGAAAAAAGAAATCTTAAAGGGATAATAATAAATAAATTTCGTGGAAAAAAAGATATTTTACAAAAAGGTATAAATGAAATTGAAAGACTTACTAAAACAAAGGTTTTAGGAGTTGTTCCTTATGAGATTATAGATATAGAAGATGAAGATGGACTTATTTCTAAAAGAGATAGTGAAGACATTAAAAAAAGATGTGGAAATTTATCTTTTGAAGAGTATAGAGAAAAACAATTTGAAAAATTAGAAAAACTTTTAAGAGAAAATTTAGATGTAGATTATATTTACAAGATACTAAATAGAGAGGAAACAGATGATTTTTGCTACTAG